The following are encoded in a window of Kitasatospora sp. NBC_01250 genomic DNA:
- a CDS encoding DUF3732 domain-containing protein, whose product MTFQISAISIYNNDGHIRTVPLETGKLNIITGDSRRGKSALLNIVDYCLASTDYVIKGAALRNFVHVFAVTLVKDRQQLFVARPAPTGKAATTANLCVTVQALGDQPLPYAQIKFSTPLDIAKGLLSEFAGIDRATRIPAVRSSSPIPPSIRHALFFCLQKQNEIANPDLLFHSQGQDFRPATIRAMIPYFLGAMDPAQALREHRLRLLRRELADMETQLAAVHSLSVASGQALALLTEAVEAGLLEPVPTEQMTTETALDHLRRAADVTAPGHLPETGDDPVAVLIEGRRALRAQFTRTRAGITNLKRAVQENDDFLGQATEQHARLATLGLLGPAGDGQRRCPVCDNPTPHIGQAVEVMTSDLARLDAEMTVIGNDTPEINALIAAEERTLQELREALARNQDHLDTLTAGQRVVQDHPETSRRAAIVQGRISLFLETAARHIHVPQIVDRRDELTEKIAELEDEIGVGARDDRLSSYISLINQKIKDKAVALELEHSESPIRLDPRALTVVADTRRGPERLSDMGGGENWMGYHVATLLSLHEWFCEQDNPVPRFLILDQPSQVYFPEDATDDSVLVGQDRASLLNFYQTVQRTIDALDGALQVIVMEHADLDDEPFRSAVRDRWRRSNGKALVPDAWITEEIPDR is encoded by the coding sequence GTGACCTTCCAGATCAGTGCCATCTCGATCTATAACAACGACGGCCACATCCGCACCGTCCCCCTTGAGACCGGCAAGCTCAACATCATCACCGGCGACTCAAGGCGAGGTAAGAGCGCCCTGCTCAATATCGTCGACTACTGCCTTGCCAGCACCGACTACGTCATCAAGGGCGCGGCGCTGCGCAACTTCGTCCACGTCTTTGCCGTCACCCTGGTCAAGGACCGGCAGCAGTTGTTTGTCGCCCGCCCCGCCCCCACCGGGAAGGCCGCCACGACGGCCAACCTCTGCGTGACTGTCCAGGCTCTCGGCGATCAGCCCCTTCCGTACGCGCAGATCAAGTTCTCCACTCCGCTTGATATCGCCAAGGGCCTGCTGTCAGAGTTCGCCGGCATCGACCGCGCCACCCGGATCCCCGCCGTACGCAGCAGCAGCCCGATCCCACCCTCCATCCGCCACGCCCTCTTCTTCTGCCTGCAAAAGCAGAACGAGATCGCCAACCCCGACCTGCTCTTCCACTCTCAAGGCCAGGACTTCCGCCCTGCCACTATCCGGGCGATGATCCCTTATTTCCTCGGCGCCATGGACCCCGCGCAGGCCCTGCGCGAGCACCGACTGCGGCTGCTGCGCCGGGAACTGGCCGACATGGAGACTCAGCTCGCCGCGGTCCACAGCCTGTCAGTCGCTTCCGGTCAGGCGCTGGCCCTGTTGACCGAAGCCGTTGAGGCCGGCCTGCTGGAACCAGTGCCCACGGAGCAGATGACAACTGAGACTGCCCTCGACCATCTACGCCGTGCTGCGGACGTCACCGCACCTGGTCACCTTCCAGAGACAGGAGACGATCCGGTCGCCGTGCTGATAGAGGGGCGCCGTGCGCTTCGCGCACAGTTCACCCGGACCCGTGCCGGGATCACCAACCTCAAGCGGGCCGTCCAGGAGAACGACGACTTCCTGGGCCAAGCCACCGAGCAGCACGCCCGCCTTGCCACCCTCGGCCTGCTCGGCCCTGCTGGCGATGGCCAGAGGCGGTGCCCAGTGTGCGACAACCCCACCCCCCACATCGGTCAAGCCGTTGAGGTCATGACCAGCGACCTCGCACGCCTGGATGCCGAGATGACCGTCATCGGCAATGACACCCCCGAGATCAACGCCCTCATCGCAGCCGAAGAACGCACCCTGCAGGAGCTCCGCGAGGCCCTGGCTCGCAATCAGGACCATCTGGACACCCTCACCGCCGGCCAGCGCGTCGTCCAAGACCACCCGGAGACCTCCCGGCGCGCGGCCATCGTCCAAGGCCGCATCAGCCTCTTCCTGGAGACTGCGGCCCGCCACATCCACGTTCCCCAGATCGTCGACCGCCGCGACGAGCTCACCGAAAAGATTGCCGAACTCGAAGACGAGATCGGCGTGGGTGCACGCGACGACCGGCTCAGCAGCTACATCTCCCTGATCAACCAAAAGATCAAGGACAAGGCAGTAGCACTGGAACTGGAGCACAGTGAGTCGCCCATCCGTCTGGACCCGCGTGCACTGACTGTGGTGGCCGACACCCGCCGCGGGCCGGAACGCCTGTCCGACATGGGCGGTGGTGAGAACTGGATGGGCTACCACGTTGCCACGCTGCTCAGCCTGCACGAGTGGTTCTGCGAGCAGGACAACCCAGTGCCCCGCTTCCTCATCCTCGATCAGCCTTCCCAGGTGTACTTCCCTGAAGACGCCACCGACGACAGCGTCCTCGTGGGACAGGACCGTGCCTCGCTGCTGAACTTCTACCAGACCGTCCAACGGACCATCGACGCCCTCGACGGGGCCCTCCAGGTCATCGTGATGGAGCATGCCGACCTCGACGACGAGCCGTTCCGCAGCGCGGTCCGGGACCGGTGGCGGCGCAGCAACGGCAAGGCACTCGTACCCGATGCCTGGATCACAGAAGAGATCCCAGACCGATGA
- a CDS encoding three component ABC system middle component — protein sequence MTDFAEFSREERALYNPAFTAVLTARAVQGHQVQYGRSCPPAVAVLSSVMALQPSIRQLLPKTIGSGLTRWLEENKSVKAAMAQNATALAAVVRPGLLLALQNRLLEYGDDGHLSVRPKALPTAPTGSTPEVVAIQKASHMLGRWLPSTGSFSTVMTLLGVRP from the coding sequence ATGACGGACTTCGCAGAGTTCAGCCGCGAGGAGCGGGCCCTGTACAACCCGGCGTTCACCGCAGTGCTCACCGCCCGGGCGGTTCAGGGCCACCAAGTGCAGTACGGCAGGTCATGCCCGCCCGCAGTGGCCGTGTTGTCCTCGGTCATGGCGCTTCAGCCCTCCATCCGCCAGCTTCTACCGAAGACCATCGGGAGCGGCCTGACCCGCTGGTTGGAGGAGAACAAGTCCGTCAAGGCGGCCATGGCCCAGAACGCCACCGCGCTCGCCGCAGTGGTCCGGCCCGGTCTCCTGCTGGCGCTGCAGAACCGCCTTCTGGAATACGGAGACGACGGGCATCTCAGCGTGCGCCCCAAGGCGCTGCCCACGGCGCCCACCGGCAGCACGCCGGAGGTCGTCGCCATCCAGAAGGCATCCCACATGCTGGGCCGCTGGCTACCCAGCACCGGCAGCTTCAGCACCGTCATGACCCTGCTAGGAGTCCGGCCGTGA
- a CDS encoding ABC-three component system protein — MADKTAPFEASASAVGYVYQLRKALHACLERHVRGLEWGIAIEAGDDVEEVTEGGRVYYQLKHRAPGTKMSDASTDLWKTLRIWAYAVTTELVELEETDLLLLTTAELSPGSAGFMLQPAASGVRNEEQALQALEAARKTSISKDNKKAYEEFDKLGAEQRRAMLARVQVIGNAPDVDAMEALLLERVVPAVGHRYAGPFLERLEGWFYQRTIRQLRTEDMDAVTGEEFDQVFTDLRDQFRPGNLPIDEDIATLEPDPSEYTDMTFVRQLGLINAGGAQVRIAVRDYIRAFTQRSRWSHDNLLLTGEIGRYERRLVEEWEDLFADMEGNLGPNAAETEKVAAAKEVYRWVTKEARRPIRPDCDEPFVSKGSFHILADDLRIGWHIDFLARLIAVLEPAAVSHR, encoded by the coding sequence ATGGCAGACAAGACGGCGCCCTTCGAGGCATCGGCCTCCGCAGTCGGCTATGTCTACCAGCTGCGCAAGGCGCTCCATGCCTGCCTCGAACGTCATGTCCGAGGACTTGAGTGGGGGATCGCGATCGAAGCCGGCGACGATGTCGAGGAGGTCACCGAAGGCGGCCGGGTCTATTACCAGCTCAAACACCGCGCCCCGGGCACCAAGATGTCGGACGCCAGCACGGACCTGTGGAAGACGCTGCGGATCTGGGCATATGCGGTCACCACCGAGCTTGTGGAACTGGAGGAGACTGACCTGCTGCTGCTGACGACTGCCGAGCTGTCGCCCGGCTCCGCTGGCTTCATGCTGCAGCCTGCAGCCTCAGGAGTCAGGAACGAGGAGCAGGCCCTGCAGGCGCTGGAGGCGGCCAGGAAGACCTCCATCAGTAAGGACAACAAGAAGGCGTACGAGGAGTTCGACAAGCTCGGCGCCGAGCAGCGGCGCGCCATGCTCGCCCGGGTGCAGGTCATCGGCAATGCCCCCGACGTGGACGCCATGGAGGCCCTGCTTCTGGAGAGGGTCGTGCCGGCGGTCGGCCACCGCTACGCCGGGCCGTTCCTGGAACGCCTGGAGGGTTGGTTCTACCAGCGCACCATTCGGCAACTGCGCACCGAGGACATGGACGCGGTCACTGGCGAGGAGTTCGACCAGGTCTTCACCGATTTGCGTGACCAGTTCCGCCCAGGAAACCTTCCGATCGACGAGGACATCGCCACCCTCGAACCGGACCCCTCCGAGTACACGGACATGACCTTCGTCCGCCAGCTGGGGCTGATCAACGCAGGCGGCGCCCAGGTCAGGATCGCGGTGCGCGACTACATCCGCGCCTTCACCCAACGCTCCCGCTGGTCCCACGACAACCTGCTGCTCACCGGGGAGATCGGCCGCTACGAGCGCCGACTCGTCGAGGAATGGGAGGACCTGTTCGCTGACATGGAGGGCAACCTCGGCCCCAATGCGGCGGAGACCGAGAAGGTGGCCGCGGCCAAGGAGGTCTACCGGTGGGTGACGAAGGAAGCACGACGTCCCATCCGCCCCGACTGCGACGAGCCGTTCGTCTCCAAGGGCTCCTTCCACATCCTCGCCGATGACCTGCGCATCGGCTGGCACATCGACTTCCTCGCCCGGCTCATTGCCGTACTGGAGCCGGCGGCGGTGTCGCACAGATGA
- a CDS encoding DEAD/DEAH box helicase, with amino-acid sequence METTTVTEAGVPVAFRAGAAQPVPAQPSGTTAVNPLPLHWFQKDAVAAAVREVKDGGRATVVAATGSGKTLIAAGCARRLAARGRVLVLVPTIELLEQTAEAWSLRGGRRGLAVAACSREEALESAEAGGRIHAKVTTQAVRITDLVNGAPDDQPVTVYATYASLERIVQAHQGWGLARWDLVIIDEAHRTAGAEGKAWAAVHDDAKVPAKRRLYFTATPRIADDRRAKDGLADLADADGQALPVLCSMDDETIYGKTCFSWTLSQGIEHGYLADYRVLVPVVTDEDLRELLNLPAVADLRSQRSNEELLRLALQIAVLRAIADLDLRRVITFHSRVTAAREFASTLLGASELLPDAERPERLTALAVAGTDRLKDRRAAFATFKASTGDDGEECCIICNARLLSEGIDVRAVDAVCFADPKSSVIDIVQAVGRALRQSYQQGKVSWVIIPVYLPTPEVGDDTAAADPAEVHDAAEAVKAEADAEIEASSFRTIWRVLRALAAHDARVVGRITELRASRSQGTAHTTAAKPAESEAGEPGGEGEQPPAPVESPIEWLRINARQHAARILQTVKLRAFNPRAVEWQRMHAVAAIFHLQHGHLDPTDKTKHAELISWLTRQRHLHGQGLLDAARISELDALGMIWSKNANAWERGAAYAAAFHHQHGHLAIPATAKLDDYAVGAWMRRQRKADNLTTDQVAKLDALDELWRLEPDWNRSYRRLLAYLAAGGTLDGPVNRTGLGDDTAFRPGTWLRKQDKARTEGKLTDHQAALLDALTRHAETVTG; translated from the coding sequence GTGGAGACCACCACCGTCACTGAGGCCGGCGTGCCGGTCGCGTTCCGCGCCGGAGCCGCTCAGCCGGTCCCGGCGCAGCCGTCCGGCACTACCGCGGTGAACCCGCTGCCGCTGCACTGGTTCCAGAAGGACGCGGTGGCGGCCGCGGTGCGCGAGGTGAAGGACGGCGGCCGCGCAACCGTCGTCGCGGCGACCGGATCCGGCAAGACCCTCATCGCGGCCGGCTGCGCCCGACGTCTGGCCGCTCGGGGCCGGGTGCTGGTGCTGGTGCCGACGATCGAGCTGCTGGAGCAGACCGCCGAGGCCTGGTCGCTGCGCGGCGGGCGTCGGGGCCTGGCGGTCGCGGCGTGCTCGCGGGAGGAGGCGCTGGAGAGCGCGGAAGCCGGCGGCCGGATCCACGCCAAGGTGACCACGCAGGCCGTCCGGATCACCGACCTCGTCAACGGCGCCCCGGACGACCAGCCGGTCACCGTCTACGCCACCTACGCCTCGCTGGAGCGCATCGTCCAGGCCCACCAGGGCTGGGGTTTGGCCCGGTGGGACCTCGTGATCATCGACGAGGCCCACCGTACGGCGGGCGCCGAGGGGAAGGCGTGGGCGGCGGTCCACGACGACGCCAAGGTCCCGGCGAAGCGCCGGTTGTACTTCACCGCGACCCCGCGGATCGCGGACGACCGGCGGGCGAAGGACGGCCTGGCCGACCTCGCCGACGCCGATGGCCAGGCGCTGCCCGTCCTCTGCTCCATGGACGACGAGACGATCTACGGCAAGACCTGTTTCAGCTGGACCCTCAGCCAGGGCATCGAGCACGGCTACCTCGCCGACTACCGGGTGCTCGTGCCGGTGGTGACGGACGAGGACCTGCGCGAGCTGCTGAACCTGCCGGCCGTCGCCGACCTGCGCTCCCAGCGCAGCAACGAGGAACTCCTGCGCCTGGCCCTGCAGATCGCGGTCCTGCGCGCGATCGCCGACCTCGACCTGCGCCGCGTCATCACCTTCCACTCCCGGGTCACGGCAGCCCGCGAGTTCGCGAGCACCCTGCTGGGGGCCTCCGAGTTGCTGCCCGACGCGGAGCGCCCGGAGCGGCTGACCGCCCTCGCGGTGGCCGGCACCGACCGGCTCAAGGACCGCCGGGCCGCGTTCGCCACCTTCAAGGCCTCCACCGGCGACGACGGCGAGGAGTGCTGCATCATCTGCAACGCTCGCCTCCTGTCAGAAGGAATCGACGTCCGAGCCGTGGATGCGGTGTGCTTCGCGGACCCGAAGTCGAGCGTGATCGACATCGTCCAGGCCGTCGGGAGGGCGCTGCGCCAGTCCTACCAGCAGGGCAAGGTGTCCTGGGTCATCATCCCGGTGTACCTGCCGACGCCGGAGGTCGGCGACGACACGGCGGCCGCCGACCCGGCCGAGGTCCACGACGCCGCAGAGGCCGTGAAGGCCGAGGCCGACGCCGAGATCGAGGCCAGCAGCTTCCGGACGATCTGGCGGGTCCTGCGCGCCCTGGCCGCGCACGACGCCCGGGTGGTCGGCCGGATCACCGAACTGCGCGCCAGCCGCTCCCAGGGCACCGCCCACACCACGGCGGCCAAGCCGGCCGAGAGCGAGGCCGGCGAGCCCGGCGGCGAGGGGGAGCAGCCGCCAGCTCCGGTGGAGTCGCCGATCGAGTGGCTGCGGATCAACGCCCGCCAGCACGCCGCCCGGATCCTCCAGACCGTCAAGCTGCGCGCGTTCAACCCGCGCGCGGTCGAGTGGCAGCGCATGCACGCCGTCGCCGCCATCTTCCACCTCCAGCACGGCCACCTCGACCCCACCGACAAGACCAAGCACGCCGAGCTGATCTCCTGGCTCACCCGCCAACGCCACCTCCACGGCCAGGGCCTGCTCGACGCCGCCCGGATCAGCGAGCTGGACGCCCTCGGCATGATCTGGTCGAAGAACGCCAACGCCTGGGAACGCGGGGCCGCCTACGCCGCCGCGTTCCACCACCAGCACGGCCACCTGGCGATCCCGGCGACCGCGAAGCTGGACGACTACGCGGTGGGCGCGTGGATGCGCCGCCAGCGCAAGGCCGACAACCTCACCACCGACCAGGTCGCGAAGCTCGACGCCCTGGACGAGCTGTGGCGCCTGGAGCCGGACTGGAACCGCTCCTACCGCCGCCTGCTCGCCTACCTCGCCGCCGGCGGCACCCTGGACGGCCCGGTGAACCGCACCGGCCTCGGCGACGACACCGCGTTCCGCCCCGGCACGTGGCTGCGCAAGCAGGACAAGGCCCGCACCGAAGGCAAGCTGACCGACCACCAGGCCGCGCTCCTGGACGCGCTCACCCGGCACGCCGAGACCGTCACCGGCTGA
- a CDS encoding helix-turn-helix domain containing protein, whose product MSPADPNNPNEAARLTQELIDQGYTKRQVAKMLGRDASLVSQFFTKGKGASMVNALRQLVRAVRGGERDEEALSGIAEANTARRRTKTGQKVRVRGKDTVGEAGGSMAGRAGKQAIKSGASHLAPVVHETGQAGGRLAFTVRMKADQYVYSAGSEKDSGGIRRGFIPRADGTEERTYGSASTGGFEAAEWSQRVADHHGDVTEAMREWLVETGRAVEDADIAYLEVRGWIPEDQQ is encoded by the coding sequence GTGAGCCCGGCCGATCCGAACAACCCCAACGAGGCCGCGAGGCTGACGCAGGAGCTGATCGACCAGGGTTACACCAAGCGCCAGGTCGCCAAGATGCTCGGCCGCGACGCCTCCCTGGTCTCCCAGTTCTTCACCAAGGGCAAGGGCGCGAGCATGGTCAACGCGCTGCGCCAGCTGGTCCGTGCGGTGCGCGGTGGCGAGCGCGACGAGGAGGCCCTGTCCGGGATCGCCGAGGCCAACACCGCCCGGCGCCGCACCAAGACCGGGCAGAAGGTGCGGGTGCGGGGCAAGGACACGGTCGGCGAGGCGGGCGGGTCGATGGCCGGCCGCGCGGGAAAGCAGGCCATCAAGTCCGGCGCCTCCCACCTCGCCCCGGTGGTGCACGAGACCGGCCAGGCCGGCGGCCGCCTCGCCTTCACCGTCCGGATGAAGGCCGATCAGTACGTCTACAGCGCCGGGTCGGAGAAGGACTCTGGCGGTATCCGGCGTGGGTTCATCCCGCGCGCGGACGGCACGGAGGAGCGCACTTACGGCTCCGCCTCGACCGGCGGATTCGAAGCCGCCGAGTGGTCCCAGCGGGTCGCGGACCACCACGGCGACGTGACCGAGGCTATGCGGGAGTGGCTGGTGGAGACCGGCCGCGCGGTCGAGGACGCCGACATTGCCTACCTGGAGGTGAGGGGTTGGATCCCCGAGGACCAGCAGTAG
- a CDS encoding DNA-binding protein: MTTGQAGAALGCSIPTVKKLLATGVVPGVRETGRQVFPLAALQQLQARSAADLTAFGTAEVAVLRSDAPARVDEVDREWIGFGTGLDQVQLLAALSGWWRCDPARVAAGDVLPVTVAGFVVAVLTGLAEWEADGTIGTAARFRFPKARLAGYLTDLAAPANAADPADPEDARLAGLLLGKRLPSVSGGPIAYVPTRPTTDQPATEGE, translated from the coding sequence GTGACGACGGGTCAGGCCGGGGCGGCGTTGGGGTGTTCGATCCCGACGGTGAAGAAGTTGCTGGCCACCGGCGTGGTCCCGGGCGTGCGAGAGACTGGCCGGCAGGTGTTCCCGCTCGCTGCCCTCCAGCAGCTGCAAGCCCGGTCTGCCGCCGACCTGACCGCGTTTGGCACGGCCGAGGTGGCGGTGCTGCGCTCGGACGCCCCCGCCAGGGTGGACGAGGTGGACCGGGAGTGGATCGGCTTCGGCACCGGCCTGGACCAGGTGCAGCTGCTGGCCGCGCTGTCGGGCTGGTGGCGGTGCGACCCGGCCCGGGTCGCGGCCGGCGACGTGCTGCCGGTGACGGTGGCCGGGTTCGTGGTCGCGGTGCTGACCGGCCTGGCCGAGTGGGAGGCCGACGGCACCATCGGCACCGCGGCCCGCTTCCGCTTCCCGAAGGCGCGCCTGGCCGGCTACCTGACCGACCTCGCCGCTCCCGCGAACGCAGCCGACCCGGCCGACCCCGAGGACGCCCGTTTGGCGGGCCTGCTGCTCGGCAAGCGCCTGCCGTCGGTCTCGGGCGGCCCGATCGCCTACGTCCCCACCCGCCCGACCACCGACCAGCCCGCCACCGAGGGGGAGTGA
- a CDS encoding nucleoside triphosphate pyrophosphohydrolase family protein: protein MDFQRYQQAAVKTLQAATPGTDPVLIPLLGLVGEVGSFATVYKKRLRDGTAFEPGKQQLREELGDVLWYIATLAHRFDLSLEDIAAASLEKTKDRWRPTPAGERTAFDDGYPDHEQLPRKTTLTFTPTPNADGRTVIVLTRADGTPAGDPLTSASRIEDDYRFHDAFHLAHAAVLGWSPVTRFLLGCKRRSRPETDEAEDGGRAIAIEEGISALVFSYAARHGYFKDVQHVDQELLTTISQMTAHLEAGACRAADWERAILTGYAAWAKLRAQGGGTVELNLDQQSLIVLES from the coding sequence GTGGACTTCCAGCGCTACCAGCAAGCCGCCGTCAAGACCCTCCAAGCCGCGACGCCCGGAACGGACCCGGTCCTGATCCCGCTGCTCGGCCTTGTCGGCGAAGTCGGCTCCTTCGCCACCGTCTACAAGAAGCGCCTGCGCGACGGCACCGCCTTCGAGCCGGGCAAGCAGCAACTCCGCGAAGAACTCGGCGATGTCCTCTGGTACATCGCAACCCTCGCCCACCGATTCGACCTCTCACTGGAGGACATCGCCGCAGCCAGCCTGGAGAAGACCAAGGACCGTTGGCGCCCCACCCCTGCCGGTGAGCGGACCGCCTTCGACGACGGCTACCCCGACCACGAGCAGCTCCCCCGCAAGACCACCCTCACCTTCACCCCCACCCCTAACGCCGACGGCCGCACCGTCATCGTCCTCACCCGCGCCGACGGCACCCCTGCAGGCGACCCGCTCACCAGCGCCTCCCGCATCGAGGACGACTACCGATTCCACGACGCCTTCCACCTCGCGCACGCAGCCGTCCTTGGCTGGTCCCCTGTCACCCGATTTCTCCTCGGCTGCAAGCGCCGAAGCCGCCCCGAAACCGACGAGGCCGAAGACGGCGGCCGCGCCATCGCCATCGAAGAAGGAATCTCGGCCCTCGTCTTCTCTTACGCCGCCCGGCACGGCTATTTCAAAGACGTCCAGCACGTCGATCAGGAACTGCTCACCACCATCAGCCAGATGACCGCTCACCTCGAAGCCGGCGCCTGCCGGGCTGCGGACTGGGAGCGCGCCATCCTCACCGGCTATGCAGCCTGGGCGAAGCTCCGGGCGCAGGGTGGCGGGACTGTCGAACTGAACCTGGACCAGCAGAGCCTGATCGTGCTGGAGAGCTGA
- a CDS encoding acyl carrier protein, with the protein MGVGNSDDWGRALDTNRPTVDDIVTVIIEFLAELEQQDAEEVRAELEKAGTDLPVDSILIVEILTRVEGHYGIGIPADAEAARATRSVHAFADAVLEAIIERQQS; encoded by the coding sequence ATGGGCGTCGGGAATTCAGACGATTGGGGAAGAGCGCTGGACACGAACCGGCCCACGGTCGACGACATCGTCACCGTGATCATCGAGTTCCTCGCGGAACTGGAGCAGCAGGATGCAGAGGAGGTCCGGGCCGAGCTGGAGAAGGCCGGCACGGACCTCCCGGTGGACTCCATCCTGATCGTCGAAATCCTCACCCGTGTCGAAGGGCACTACGGCATCGGCATCCCGGCCGACGCCGAAGCCGCCCGGGCGACCCGGTCGGTCCATGCCTTCGCCGACGCAGTACTGGAAGCCATCATCGAAAGGCAGCAGTCATGA
- a CDS encoding helix-turn-helix domain-containing protein translates to MTPPSSELRSRDPELERLGERLKSTRDYLGMSQQFVSDSTGIPRSAISDIERGGRRVDSLELKKLARLYRRPVSYFLAEEDDADIGEHVLAGLPRALSGLTNGDKQAVLDFAEYLRFRRAADAENAEAASPEPGQPPQ, encoded by the coding sequence ATGACTCCACCGTCATCGGAGCTCCGCTCCCGCGACCCGGAGCTGGAAAGGCTCGGCGAGCGGCTCAAGAGCACCCGCGACTACCTGGGCATGTCCCAGCAGTTCGTCTCCGACAGCACCGGCATCCCCCGCTCCGCCATCAGCGACATCGAGCGCGGCGGACGCCGGGTCGACAGCCTGGAACTCAAGAAGCTCGCGCGCCTGTACCGGCGGCCGGTCTCCTACTTCCTCGCGGAAGAGGACGACGCCGACATCGGCGAGCACGTCCTCGCCGGCCTTCCCCGTGCCCTGTCCGGACTCACCAACGGCGACAAGCAGGCGGTTCTCGACTTCGCCGAGTACCTCCGGTTCCGCCGCGCTGCGGACGCGGAGAACGCCGAGGCCGCATCCCCGGAGCCGGGGCAGCCGCCGCAGTGA
- a CDS encoding ImmA/IrrE family metallo-endopeptidase, with the protein MDEDDDGPAVLLNADLDVITQRHTAAHELGHHRLGHRSAADDNLDPSARWGDRSWPDHEKVAEAFAAWFLMPRPAVLRAVKQVAGGAGPSRPEHVYLVARALGTSYAGTVRHLARLRLLTHEQADRWHGIAPSALKSSLCGGRNVPSGSHVHAVGTPCHGRRVYADTGDLLVLLMPGAHFDPPPPGLALWTGGAPGDGQGKGLPHKWQTLQVTEDLDGSATVTVNIADSDDPFGLAVTRQSPRTGSDDIWPT; encoded by the coding sequence ATGGACGAGGACGACGACGGGCCGGCAGTCCTGCTGAACGCGGACCTGGATGTGATCACACAGCGGCATACCGCAGCGCACGAGCTGGGGCATCACCGGCTCGGGCACCGCAGCGCGGCGGACGACAACCTGGACCCGTCCGCTCGCTGGGGAGACCGGAGCTGGCCCGATCACGAGAAGGTCGCCGAGGCCTTCGCGGCGTGGTTCCTGATGCCTCGCCCGGCGGTGCTGCGGGCGGTGAAGCAGGTCGCGGGCGGTGCCGGCCCGAGCCGACCGGAGCATGTCTATCTGGTCGCCCGGGCGCTCGGGACGTCGTACGCGGGGACGGTGCGGCACCTGGCCCGGCTTCGCCTGCTCACACACGAACAGGCCGACCGCTGGCACGGGATAGCGCCCTCAGCTCTGAAGAGCTCGCTGTGCGGCGGGCGGAACGTGCCCTCTGGTTCCCACGTCCACGCCGTCGGCACCCCCTGCCACGGTCGCCGGGTCTACGCAGACACAGGCGACCTCCTGGTGCTGCTGATGCCCGGCGCCCACTTCGATCCGCCCCCGCCCGGGCTGGCCCTCTGGACCGGTGGTGCACCGGGAGACGGCCAGGGCAAAGGCCTCCCCCACAAGTGGCAGACCCTTCAGGTGACGGAGGACCTCGACGGTTCGGCAACGGTGACCGTCAACATCGCCGACAGTGACGACCCCTTCGGCCTGGCCGTCACCCGCCAGTCCCCGCGCACCGGGTCGGACGACATCTGGCCGACCTAA
- a CDS encoding thymidylate synthase, translating to MHTFTVEEPDVTSAWIAACRALDRKDNTARTGYHTVVRISDATKDDLRFREDLDRVRLGKGHHPTETVASTIFPAALADRCKSHDELASRYRKLYEAARRFPGNNRGTYFGRLVDYPGAKGSRIDQIGKVIDRLTQQSSKAGAMTAAYETDIAHPDDTVTTGALVHAPDHDNSLRGFPCLSHCSFQLDRNGVLHCAAFYRSHFMFERAYGNYLGLGRLTQYVARQAGLRPGVLTVIAGYAQLDGPITQIRPLLTGAQPLITA from the coding sequence ATGCACACGTTCACCGTGGAAGAGCCCGATGTCACGAGCGCCTGGATCGCGGCGTGCAGGGCACTTGACCGCAAAGACAACACGGCACGCACCGGCTACCACACGGTGGTGAGGATCAGCGACGCCACCAAGGACGACCTGCGGTTCCGCGAAGACCTCGACCGCGTCCGCCTCGGCAAAGGCCATCACCCCACTGAGACGGTGGCGAGCACCATCTTCCCCGCCGCACTGGCCGACCGCTGCAAGAGCCACGACGAACTGGCCAGCCGCTACCGGAAGCTGTACGAAGCGGCCCGGCGGTTCCCAGGCAACAATCGCGGCACCTACTTCGGCCGCCTGGTCGACTACCCGGGCGCCAAGGGCAGCCGCATCGACCAGATCGGGAAAGTGATCGACCGGCTCACTCAGCAGAGCTCCAAGGCGGGTGCCATGACCGCAGCCTACGAGACCGACATCGCCCACCCCGACGACACCGTCACCACCGGCGCACTCGTGCACGCCCCCGACCACGACAACTCCCTACGCGGCTTCCCCTGCCTGAGCCACTGCTCGTTCCAGCTCGACCGGAACGGCGTCCTGCACTGCGCCGCCTTCTACCGCAGTCACTTCATGTTCGAACGCGCCTACGGCAACTACCTGGGTCTCGGCAGGCTCACCCAGTACGTCGCCCGGCAGGCGGGCCTGCGGCCCGGCGTCCTCACGGTCATCGCCGGCTACGCCCAGCTCGACGGTCCCATCACCCAGATCAGGCCTCTCCTGACGGGTGCGCAGCCGCTGATCACCGCATAG